The DNA window GCGGCCCCCTCTTCAAAGCCTGGTATGACCTGTCCATGCAGGTGGAGAAATGCGGCCTTGAGAAGAGCCTTCTGGAACTGGTCAAGATCCGCTCGTCCCAGATCAACGCCTGCGCCAACTGCCTCAACATCCACACGTCCGATGCGAGCAAGGCAGGCGAGGCGGAGCAGCGCATCCATCTGGTCGCCGCGTGGGAAGAAGCCCCCTGCTACACCCCGCGCGAGCGGGCCGCTCTGGGCTGGACCGAGCATCTGACGCAGGTCGCCACCAAACGCGCGCCCGACCATGTCTTCGCCGCGCTCGAGGCGGAGTTCAGCCCGGAAGAACAGGTGCAACTGACGCTGGCGATCAACGTCATCAATGGCTGGAACCGGCTGGCGGTCGGCTTCCATCTCTACGATCCGGCGCTGGGCTGGGCCGAGTGACGGACGAAAGCGCCGCGGCCTTCGACGCGCAGCGAGCCACTTTGCTGCGCGTCGCCTATCGCATGCTCGGGTCGATGGCCGATGCGGAGGATGTGCTTCAGGAAGCCTTCATCCGCTGGGCCGGGGCGGACAGGGAAGCGGTGCGCGTCCCCGCCGCGTTTCTCCGCCGCATGGTGACGCGGCTGTGCCTCGACCATCTCAAATCCGCGCGGGTGCGGCGCGAAGACTATGTCGGGCCGTGGCTTCCTGAACCGGTCGTGGAGGCGGAGCCTACGGAGGATGTCACGCTTCCCCTGATGCTCGCGCTCGAACGCCTTTCTCCGCTCGAGCGCGCGGCATTTCTGCTGCACGATGTGTTCGCAGAGACGTTCGACGATGTCGCGCGATCCATTGGCAGGGACGCCGCCGCATGCCGTCAGCTCGCCGCCCGCGCGAGGGAACATGTGCGCAGCGAGCGGACGCGCTTTCCGGTGGACCGCGACCGCGGGCTGGCGATCGCATCGGCTTTTTACGAAGCGTCGCGGGATGGCGATGCAGCCAGACTGAGCGCGCTGCTCGCGGACGATGTCCGCTTCTATTCAGACGGCGGCGGCAGGCGCCCTGCAGCTGGCCGTATTCTGGACGGCGCGGTCGAGGTCATGCGCGGTCTGTCAGCCATTTCCCGGCTGCGGCGCGGTATGCCCGAACTGGTCAGACGGGCATTCGTGAATGGCCTGCCCGGCTTTGTCACGAAAGAGGCGGACGGAATCTTGCAGACGACGGCGCTGCTGATCGAGGATGGCCGGGTGAAGGCAATCTATGTGATGCGCAATCCCGACAAGCTCCGGCATGTGGAGGGCGCGCCCCACTGACTCCGGGTTCAGATGATGCCGATGAGCAGAAAGATCGCGACCCACACCGGGACGGCGATCATCATGCCGATCAGGATTCCGTGGATGCTCCGGGGCGCAATCGCCCGATGGCCATAGTCCAGCATGTTTCTCTCCTGTTCTGAGAAACAACGACGAATCTGCGGCTCCGTTCCCCAAATCTTTTGAAAAACAATCGCCTATCCTTCGACACCCGATGCACCGCCCCTATCCGGCGTATCCAGCAGCGCCGCGATAGCGGGCGAAACGGGTCCGCCCCGCCGCTCCAGCGCATCGATCGTCGCGCGCGCCATCGCACGATAGGCTGGCAGCATTTCGGGGCAGTCTCTTTCCAGCGCCGCCAGATGATCCGCCACCGTCCCGGCGTCGCCGCGCAGCAGCGGGCCGGACAGCGCCGCCATCCCCCGGTCGAGACTGTTGTCGAGCGCCGCCCGCGTCAGCGGAGCGAGCAGCGCGCCCGGCTCCTCCACTCCCGCCGCTTCCAGCGCGGCCCGCGCCCCGGCGATCAGCGTCACCAGATGGTTGGCGGCGTGGGACAGAGCGGCATGATAAAGCGTCCGATGCGCCTCCGCCACCGCAACCGGCACTCCGCCCAGCCGCCGCACCAGCGCCTGCGCCAAAGCCATCGCTTCGTCATTCGCAGCCGTCACGGCGAAGCACGCGCCCGCCATCCGCGCGACTTCGGTGGACGTGTCCCCCGTGAAGGTCATCGCCGGATGGATCGCCGCTGTCAGCGCACCCCGATACGCCAGCGGGTCAAGCACCGCCGCGCCGCTCCGTCCGCTCACATGAAAGATGAAAGTGCCGGGCCGCACCGCGCCCGTCAGATCGGCCACCACCGTTTCCAGAGCATCGTCCGCCACCGCCAGCGCGACGATGTCGCATTGCGCGCAGAGCACCGCCGGACTCTCCGCCCCCTGCCCGCCGGTCATCGCCGCCGCCGCGTCCCGCCGCGCAGGATCGCGGCCCCATATCTTCACCGGCGCACTCGCCGGATCGCGCAACGCCAGCGCCACCGCGCGCGCAACGCGCCCCGTTCCCACCACGCCGATCCGGCGTCCGGTCCAAAAATCCGCTCCGAAATCCGACATGCCGCTCTCGACTTCTTGCCGCCGCGCTTTAATCTCCACCCCATGATGAAACTCTTTATCGGCAACAAGGCCTATTCGAGCTGGTCGCTGCGGGGCTGGCTGGCGTGCAAGCTGTCGGGCCTTCCGTTCGAGGAAGTCACCGTTCCCCTCTATGACGAGGCGTGGGAGAAGCGGCGCGAGGGCGACGAGTTCGCGCCGTCTTCGGGCAAGGTGCCGATCCTGTGGGACGGCGACGACATCGTCGTGTGGGACAGCCTCGCCATCGTCGAATATCTGAATGACAAAACGGACGGCGACCTGTTCTGGCCCGCCGATCCCGCCGCGCGCGCCATGGCCCGTTCCATGGCCGCCGAAATGCATTCCAGCTTCGCCGCGCTCCGGCGCGAGCACAGCATGAACATCCGCCGCATCTTCGACGCTGTCCCGCCCTCCGACGCCGTGGCGCAGGACATCGCCCGCATCATGCAGCTCTGGGCGCAGGCGCGCGCGCGTCACGGCGGCGACGGCGAGTATCTTTTCGGGGACTTTTCCGCCGCGGACCTGATGTTCGCGCCGGTCGTCACCCGCTTCATCACCTATCAGCTTCCCGTCGCCCGCTTCGCCGAAGCCTATATGCGCGCTATCATCGCGCATCCGTGGATGCAGGAATGGATCGGCGGCGCGCAGGCGGAAGACTGGGTGATCGACCGCTTCGAAATCCCGCCCCAGATCGCCTGACATGAGCGATACCGCGCCCGAGACGAAGGAGGCCGCCGCGATCCGCCGCCGCTGGATCACGCTGGGCGAAAGCGTCGCGGTGCTCGCGGTCGTGATTTCGGCCGTCACCCTCTATCTCAACTGGGCGGACAAGCGTGAGGAACGCGCGGAAAAAGCGGGCGAGAGCCGCAAGGCTTCGGCCCGCGCCGCGAAGCTGGTCCTGCGCGCCGCCTCGGTCGGGGACGACCGCATCGCGCTCGCCGCCAGCGATCCGGCGCAGATCATCCAGAGCCAGACGATCCGATTCCCCGCCGCCCTCGCCCTTGCGCCCGTCGACACAAGCGGCGACGCCCGGATCGAGGCGGGGTGGTTCGACGGGGCGCTCAAGAAGGCGCGCGCCAGGGCGAAGCTGCCCGACGAGAGTGTCGGCGACGAGCGGCTGCCGGTCGCCATCGCGACCCGCTTCACCGCGGGCGGCGACACCCATGAGAGCGTCGCGCTCTACGACATCGGCTATGGCATCAAGGGCGGCTGGATCGCGGGGCACAGCCTGACGTTGCGCGGCGTCGCCCGCGTCGAAGGGCTTTCCGCGACGGGAGCGCAGGTGGCGGTCGATGCGCGCTGGGCGCGGCTGACAGCGAAACGGCCCTAGCCCTGCTTTGCCCCCTGAAACCTAAAAGCGCTTTGTGGCGCGCCGTCCGATGGACGATGTGGCATTCATGACCATAGACTTCTTACACGCCGTTGCGGGGCTGCTCGTCGGCCTGCTCGTGGGCCTCACCGGCGTGGGCGGCGGATCGCTGATGACGCCGCTGCTCGTCCTCTTCTTTGGCTATTCGGCCAAGACGGCGGTCGGCACCGATCTGCTTTTCGCCGCCATCACGAAGATCGCCGGGTCCGCCGTCCATGGATCGCGCGAAAGCGTGGACTGGGCCATCGTGCGGCGCATGATGCTGGGCAGCGTGCCCGCCGCGCTGGTCACGCTGTTCCTGCTCTCGCAAGTGGGAGAAGTGGGCCAGTCCACCGAAAAGATCATCCTGACCACGCTCGCCTCCCTGCTGGCCCTTACCGCCGTGGGCGTGTTGGCGCGAAGCTGGCTGTTCCGTCACCGCGACGTCGTCGATCCGCCCAAGTCACGAACGGGCATCTTCGTCAGCACCACGTTGCTCGGCGCCTTTCTGGGCGCGGCGGTGACGGTTTCGTCGGTGGGCGCTGGGGCCATCGGCGTCACCGTGCTGCTGACGCTCTATCCCCGGCTTCAGGTGTCGCGGATCGTCGGGTCGGACATCGCCCATGCGGTGCCGCTGGCCCTGATCGCGGGCACCGGCCACTGGCTGATGGGCGACGTCGACGGCACGCTGCTGACGAACCTGCTGATCGGTTCGATCCCCGGCGTGATCGTCGGCAGCTACCTCTCGTCGCGCGCGCCCGACCGGCTGCTCCAGCCTCTGCTCGCCGCCGTTCTGGCCGTGTCGTCCTGGCAGTTGTTCGTCAAGGCCCGCGCGGCCGAAGCGCCGCGCGTTCACACCGCTCAGCCCGCCCTGCCGACGAAAAAGCCCGGCGCGCTCTGAAAGCATTTTCAGGTTGACCGTTCACGGTCAACGACTCGGAAAATGCGACCTCAAAAAAGAAAAGAGCGCTTTCGCCGAGGGCGGAAGCGCTCTTTTCTGGCGGCCGGGCCTTTCACCTGTCAGGCGGCGATCGCAGGGATCAGCCGACGATTTCTTCGGGCTTGAAGAAATAGGCGATCTCGATCGCCGCATTTTCCTCACTGTCGGAACCGTGGACCGAATTGGCCTCGATCGATTCCGCATAGTCCCTGCGGATCGTGCCTTCGTCGGCATTGGCGGGGTTGGTCGCGCCCATGATGTCGCGGTTGCGCTTTACGGCGTCTTCGCCTTCCAGCACCTGCACCACGACCGGGCCGGAGATCATGAAGGCGACGAGATCGGCGAAGAAGGGGCGCTCCTTGTGCACGGCATAAAAGCCTTCGGCCTGCTCGCGGCTCATGCGGATGCGCTTCGACGCGACGACGCGCAGGCCCGCTTCTTCCAGCTTCTTGGTGACCGCCCCGGTCAGGTTGCGGCGCGTGGCGTCGGGCTTGATGATCGAAAAGGTGCGCGTGACGGCCATGGCCCTCAATACTCCGGATTGTTGGAAAGTTGCGCGCCCTTTAGACGTGGGATCGCCGGGCCGCAAGAGGGGGCGTCGCGGGCAGTGGCGCGCGCCCGACGGCAGAGCGGCTATCCCCCCTTCACCCCAGGATGAAGTCGACCCCCGCCTTCGCATGGATATGGGTGCAGTCGTAGATCGGAAGCACGTTCGCCTTCACGTCGACGATCAGTTCCAGTTCGGTGCAGGCCAACACCACCGCCTGCACGTCCTGCTTGGCGATGTCGGTGAGTTCCGACTTCATGAAGCGCTCCGATTCCTTGCTGACCTTCCCCACAGTGAGTTCGTCGTAGACGATGCGGTCGATGCGCTCGGCAAGGTCCATGTCGGCGGGAAGGAGCGAGACGCCGTGGGCGACGAGACGCTGGCGGTAGAATTTCTCCGTCATGACGTTGCGGGTGCCGATGAGCGCGGCGCGCTCGATCCCGTCCGCCTGCATCCGCGCGCCGACGACTTCGGCGATGTGGATGATGGGGACGCCGACTTCCGCCTGCACCTGATCGTAGACGCGGTGCATGCTATTGGCGCAGATGAGCAGGCTTTGCGCGCCCGCCTGCTCCAGCCGCCGGGCCGAGGCGATGAGCTGGCCCGCCGCGCAATCCCAGTCGTCCTCGCTCGCACATCCTGCGACCTGTGCGAAGTCGAGGCTTTCGATCAGCAGCGGCGCGCTGTGCTGCCCGCCCTTCGCGCGGTGCACGGCCTGATTGATGATGTGATAATAGCGCGCGGTCGAGGTCCAGCTAAGGCCGCCGATCAGGCCGAGTTTGCGCATGATGTTCCTCAAATCCCCGATATGAAAAGGGACGGCGGAGCGCTGCCCCGCCGTCCCGTTGATGGTTAGGGGAAGGCCCGGTTAGTGGGCAAGCCCCTTGACGATTTCCTCGACCATCTTCTTCGCGTCGGCCAGCAGCATCATGGTGTTGTCCATATAGAAGACCTCGTTGTCGACGCCGGCATAGCCCGCGCCGCCCATGGAGCGCTTCACGAACAGCACCGACTTGGCGTTGGCGACGTCGAGGATCGGCATGCCGTAGATGGGCGATGTCTTGTCGGTCTTCGCCGCCGGGTTGGTCACGTCGTTCGCGCCGATCACGAAGGCGACGTCGGCCTGACCGAATTCGCTGTTGATGTCCTCCAGCTCGAACACCTCGTCATAGGGGACGTTGGCTTCGGCCAGCAGCACGTTCATGTGGCCGGGCATGCGGCCCGCGACCGGGTGGATGGCGTATTTGACGCTGACGCCTTCCTTCTTGAGCAGGTCGCCCATTTCGCGCAGCGCGTGCTGCGCCTGAGAGACGGCCATGCCGTAGCCGGGCACGATGATGACGCTGTCGGCCTGCTTCATCAGGAACGCCGCGTCCTCCGCGCTGCCTCGCTTGTAGGGGCGGTCGACCGCCGCCGCGCCGCCGCCCGAAGGGCCGGTTTCCGCGCCGAAGCCACCCGCGATGACGCTGATGAAGCTGCGGTTCATCGCCTTGCACATGATGTAGCTGAGGATCGCGCCCGACGAGCCGACCAGCGCGCCGGTGATGATCATCGCGCTGTTGCCGAGCGTGAAGCCCATGGCGGCGGCGGCCCAGCCCGAATAGCTGTTCAGCATCGACACGACGACCGGCATGTCCGCGCCGCCGATGGGGATGATGAGCAGGAAGCCGATGACGAAGCTCAGCGCCGTCACGGTCCAGAAGATCCAGGGACTCTGGTCGGTCACGAAATAGGCGATGAGGCCCAGGATCGCGGCCAGCGTGCCGAGGTTGATGAGGTGGCGGCCCGGCAGCATGATCGGCTTGCCCGACATGTTGCCGTTGAGCTTGAGGAAGGCGATGACCGATCCCGAGAAGGTGATCGCGCCGATGGCGACGCCAAGGCCCATTTCGATCCGGCTGGCGTTGTGGATCTCGTCCGTCAGCGGATCGAGAATGCCGAACGCGCCGGGGTTGAGATAGGCCGCCGCGCCCACCAGCACGGCGGCGAGGCCGACGAGGCTGTGGAAGGCCGCGACGAGCTGCGGCATCGCGGTCATTTCGATGCGGCGTGCGATGACGAAGCCGATGCCGCCGCCGACGATAATGGCGCCGACGATTTCGGGCAGGCTCACCACGTCATGCGTATAGAGCGTGGTGGCGACGGCGATGCCCATGCCGACCATGCCCATGCGGTTGCCGCGGCGGCTGGTCGCCGGGCTGGACAGGCCGCGCAGCGCGAGGATGAAGAGGACGCCCGCGACCAGATAGGCGAGCGCGACGAAGGGCGAGACGGGCGCGAGTTCGTGCATCACTTGCGCTCCTTCTTCTTGTACATGGCGAGCATGCGTTCGGTGACGGCGAAGCCGCCGAAGATGTTGACCGACGCCAGCACGACCGCGAGCAGGCCCAGCACCTTCGCCGCGATGCTCCCGGCCTCCGCCGAAGCGACCAGCGCGCCGACGATGATGACCGACGAAATGGCGTTGGTGACCGCCATCAGCGGCGTGTGCAGCGCGGGCGTCACCGACCACACCACATAATAGCCGACGAAGCACGCCAGCACGAAAATCGAAAGTATGGAGATGAAGTCCATCCAGATAGCCCCCCCTAATATCTGATCGGTATGAACGTTGTGGTCGTATAGCTGTGAACAGCAAATGTTTTCATGAGAAGAGGCTGATCGATACGTAGAGCTACCCCTTCGGCTTCCGCGTTCAGAATAGTAAACCGCGCTCCGTATACATCCACCGATTGCGGGAACGGTCCCTTCGCATTGAATTTAACAAAATTCGTCAAAGACTGTGTTTTACCGCGACCGCCATAGTCCAGAAAGAACATGCGATTACCGTAGATGTTGAAATATTGCTCGTACCGCAAGGCAACGAAGAAATCGCCTTTGATCTCCTCCACGGGCCGCTGGGTGTAGGGAATATCAACCGATAGAGCCGATTTTGGAATTGTCCCTTCGACCATCAGCAGCCCGGTACCACCTGGCATTCCGAAAGCACTATCAAACCGGCCGTCCTCGTTGCTATCGAGTAAGCAGATGGCGAGCCCCTTTATCGGCTTGACGAAGAGCGAGGCCTTTGCGCGGCTAACTGTATCCAATGCGCAATAGGCTCGACCTTGTTGAGTCAATGCCTGGACCAACTGAGAGCCTGCTTCAACGCTCAAGCCGTTCGCTGAAATTTCGACAGACTGATCCAGCGTAGCCAAACTCATCGGAAGCAGCGACTGCTTGAGGACGATTTCGCCGTCTTTAACGCTGCGCTCAGTAGTTGAAGAGTCGGTCGGAGGTTGGACCCTCCAGACCGTAAGCAGAGTGGGACGGGCTTCTGCCCACGCAGGATTAGGGCCGATCAGCGTGACCAATCCGAGCAGGATCAGGACGATGCAGCCCCTCACCCCAGCAACCGTTCGTTGACGACCTTGCCGCCCTGCGTCAGGCGGATGGCGTTGCCGATTTCCTCGTCCAGCACGGGCGCGTTCTTTTCCTTGTCCCAGAAGGCGCTGAGGAAATTGAACAGGTTGCGCGAGAACAGGGCCGAAGCGTCGGTCGCGAGGCGCGAGGGCACGTTGCGGTGGCCGACGATCTTCACGCCGTGGCGCTCGACCACTTCGCCCGCCACTGCGCCTTCGACATTGCCGCCCTGCTCGACCGCGAGGTCGACGATGACGCTGCCCGGCTTCATCGTCGCGATCTGCGCGTCGGTGATGAGGCGCGGCGCGGGACGGCCCGGAATGAGCGCGGTGGTGATGACGATGTCCTGCTTGGCGATGTGGGCGGAGACGAGTTCGGCCTGCGCGGCCTTATATTCGTCCGACATCTCGGTGGCGTAGCCGCCGGTGCCTTCGCCCTCGATCCCGGCGACCTTCTCCACAAAGATGGCCTTGGCGCCGAGCGATTCGATCTGTTCCTTCGTCGCGGCGCGCACGTCGGTCGCGCTGACCTGAGCGCCGAGGCGACGGGCAGTGGCGATGGCCTGCAGGCCCGCGACGCCCACGCCCATGATGAAGGCCTTGGCCGCAGAGACGGTGCCCGCCGCCGTCATCATCATCGGGAAGGCCTTGCCATATTCGGCCGCGGCGTCGAGCACCGCCTTGTAACCCGAAAGGTTCGACTGCGAGGAAAGGATGTCCATCGACTGCGCGCGGGTGATGCGCGGCATGAATTCCATCGCCAGCGCTTCATGCCCCGCCGCCGCATAGGCGTCGACGCGGGCGCGCTCACCGAAGGGATTGAGGCCCGCGACGATCCATGCGCCCGGCTTAACGCCGCCAAGGCTGTCGGGCGCCGGTCCCTGAATGCCGAGCACGATGTCCGCCCCGGCAAGCGTCGCGGCACGTGTCCCCACGGCAGCGCCCGCCGCCGCATAATCGGCGTCGGCAATCGACGCCGTCAGACCTGCTCCGGCCTCCACGGCCACGTCCGCGCCCAGCGCCTTGAACTTCTTGACCGTTTCCGGCGTGGCCGCGACGCGCTTTTCGCCCGCTGCCTGTTCCTTCACCACCGCTATCTTCATCAGCGCGGCACCCCCCTTATGCAAAATTTTCGACGCGCGGCCCTAGCTGGAGATCAGCAGCACCACCACGGTCGCCACCGCCACGCTGGCGATCGTGCCCCACTTCACCAGCCCGACGAAGCCGGCATAGGTCTGGTTCGCGCTCTTCATGTCGTTGGACGCCATATGCTTCCCCTCGTGCGATCGTTGACCCGAAACCCTTATCGGCAAGATCCCTTACCCTCAACCCAAGGCGGTGCAAGAAAATCTTGAGTGGGTTAAGCGCGCCTTTACTCCCGGACGCTACGGTAAGCCCCCTGTCATTGAAGAGGGGTCCGGATGACGCGCGACGGCGTACCGATACTGATGCTGATCGACGACGAGCCGGCGCAACGCCGTCTCGTGTCGGCGCTCGCCACGCGCGCGGGGTGGCGCACCATCTTCGCGGCGGACGGAGAAACCGCCATCGCGACGCTGGGAACGCAGGACGGGATGCAGCTCGACGCGATCCTGCTCGACCAGTGGAGTCCCGATTACGAACCGGCGGGGCTGATCCGTGAAATCCGCGAGCGCCGCCCGGCGCTGCCGATTCTGGTGCTGACCGCGCACAATAATGTCGCGGTTGCGGTGGACGCGATGCGCGCGGGGGCGACCGACTATCTCGCCAAGCCGATCGCGCCCGAACGGCTGCTCGCCGCGCTCAACGCGACGCTGGCGGACGGATCGGCGGGCGAGCTGCGCCCGCTGACGGAGAAGATCACCGCCCCGCTTTCGTTCGAGGATGTGGTGGGCGCTGCGCCCCAGTTCCGCGCGGCGCTCGCCATCGCGGCCAAGGCGGCGCGGGCGCGCGTGCCCGTGCTGATCGAAGGCGAGAGCGGCGTCGGCAAGGATGTGATCGCGCGCGCGATCCATGCCGCCTCGCCGCGCCACAAGCAGGCGATGGTGACGGTCAATTGCGGCGCGATTCCCGCCAACCTCGTCGAATCGGAACTGTTCGGCCATGAGCGCGGTGCCTTCACCGGCGCGTTCGACCGGCATGTGGGCAAGTTCGCGAGCGCCGACATGGGCACCATCTTCCTCGACGAAGTGAGCGAGATGCCGCTCGACGCGCAGGTCAAGCTGCTGCGGGTGTTGCAGGACGGCGAGGTGCAGCCCATCGGCGCGCGGCGTCCGATCCATGTCGATGTGCGCGTGATCGCGGCGACCAACAGGAAGCTGCTGGACGAGATCGAGGCGGGGCGGTTCCGCGAGGATCTTTATTATCGCCTCAACGTCGTGCAACTGACCGTGCCGCCGCTGCGCGAGCGGATGGGCGATGTGCCTGCGCTGTGCCGACACCTGCTCGCGCGGATCGCGACGCAGCCGGGGATGCGGAGCCTGGGCCTCACCGACGATGCGCTGGCGATGCTGATGCAGCATGGCTGGCCGGGCAATGTGCGCCAGTTGCAGAACGCCCTGTTCCGCGCGGCGGTGCTGTGCGAGGGCGACGCGCTGACGCCGCAGGATTTTCCGCAGATCGCCGCGCAGATCAGCGCGCGGGCGAGCGCCGACATTCACCAGCTTCACCCCCGCCCTGCGCCTGCCTCCCACCGCGAAGGCGCGGGCGTGACCCTGTTCGAACAGGACGGCCATGTGCGGGCGCTCGCAGATATCGAAGCGGACGTCATCCGCCTTGCCATCGGCCATTATCGCGGGCGCATGACCGAGGTCGCGCGGCGGCTGGGGATCGGGCGATCAACGCTCTACCGCAAGCTCGCTGAACTCGGAATCGACAGCGCGGCGTGAACGGGCTGTCGTTTCGGGACCAAGCATCGTTGTAATATCCGGGCGGCTATGCTTTGGAACGGGGCATGAAACATGCCGCCTTCGCCGCCGCCATCGCCCCTGCCCTCCTGCTGCTGGCCGCGTGCGGCCGGACCGAGCCGGTCGGCGACATGCCGAGCCAGGAAGAGCTGGCCGCCGCCGCCAATGCGGCCGCCGCGAACGCCGTCGCCAGCAGGCAGGACGCGGCGGAAGAGGTCGAGAGCCGCAACTATGTCAATGTGGAGCGGGGCTTTTCGATCACGCTGCCCGAAGGCTGGACACGGGACAAGGGCGCGAGCAGCGCGGACGGCATCGTCGCGCAGGACCCCGGCGCGGGCGCGGATATCCGCGTCTTCTGGCAGAAGAATGACGGCGACCAGACGCTCCAGCAGATCGTAGAGGCGATCAGCAACGGGGCCGAGGGCGTCGATGGCGACTATATCGGCGAGAATGAATATCGCGGCACCGCCAATGACGGCGAAGGCAATAATGTGGCGGTGCGGCTGGTGAAACAGGCCGATGGCGGGATCGTGACCGCGACCTTCGTCTATCCCGAAATGCTGAGCGAGCAGTATCAGGGCATCGCCGACCGGACGCTGACCAGCCTGCGCGTATTTGCGCCCAAGGCGGCAGCGCAGGAAGAGGCTCCGGCCGCCAACGCCGCCGCGCCGCAATAGGATCGCGGACGCTTAACTTCGCATATTTCCCGCAAGTTTCGACATTTCGGAACAGAAGTGGGATATTTTGTTGCGTCGCCTTCGCCGTGCGAGCGCTTGCGGTGACAGGGACATGTCTGCTGCCCCATTCGGGGCGGATAGGACATGCCGCCGGGCGTCAGACCGCGCTCAGCCCCGCGTCGGCGAGGCCGCGCCAGAGGTGGAGCGCCTGCACGCTTTCCTTCACGTCATGGACGCGGACCATCTGCGCCCCCTGCTGCGCCGCACGGAAGGCGAGCGCGATGGAGCCGCCGAGCCGGTCGGCCGCCGGCGCTTCGTTCGAGAGCGCGCCGATGAGCCGCTTCCTGCTGCCCGCGAAGAGCAGCGGCACGCCCAGCCCCTGAAAGGTCGCAAGGCCGTT is part of the Sphingobium amiense genome and encodes:
- a CDS encoding carboxymuconolactone decarboxylase family protein translates to MNDRTNIYSAGGPLFKAWYDLSMQVEKCGLEKSLLELVKIRSSQINACANCLNIHTSDASKAGEAEQRIHLVAAWEEAPCYTPRERAALGWTEHLTQVATKRAPDHVFAALEAEFSPEEQVQLTLAINVINGWNRLAVGFHLYDPALGWAE
- a CDS encoding sigma-70 family RNA polymerase sigma factor, producing MTDESAAAFDAQRATLLRVAYRMLGSMADAEDVLQEAFIRWAGADREAVRVPAAFLRRMVTRLCLDHLKSARVRREDYVGPWLPEPVVEAEPTEDVTLPLMLALERLSPLERAAFLLHDVFAETFDDVARSIGRDAAACRQLAARAREHVRSERTRFPVDRDRGLAIASAFYEASRDGDAARLSALLADDVRFYSDGGGRRPAAGRILDGAVEVMRGLSAISRLRRGMPELVRRAFVNGLPGFVTKEADGILQTTALLIEDGRVKAIYVMRNPDKLRHVEGAPH
- a CDS encoding Rossmann-like and DUF2520 domain-containing protein, with amino-acid sequence MSDFGADFWTGRRIGVVGTGRVARAVALALRDPASAPVKIWGRDPARRDAAAAMTGGQGAESPAVLCAQCDIVALAVADDALETVVADLTGAVRPGTFIFHVSGRSGAAVLDPLAYRGALTAAIHPAMTFTGDTSTEVARMAGACFAVTAANDEAMALAQALVRRLGGVPVAVAEAHRTLYHAALSHAANHLVTLIAGARAALEAAGVEEPGALLAPLTRAALDNSLDRGMAALSGPLLRGDAGTVADHLAALERDCPEMLPAYRAMARATIDALERRGGPVSPAIAALLDTPDRGGASGVEG
- a CDS encoding glutathione S-transferase family protein translates to MMKLFIGNKAYSSWSLRGWLACKLSGLPFEEVTVPLYDEAWEKRREGDEFAPSSGKVPILWDGDDIVVWDSLAIVEYLNDKTDGDLFWPADPAARAMARSMAAEMHSSFAALRREHSMNIRRIFDAVPPSDAVAQDIARIMQLWAQARARHGGDGEYLFGDFSAADLMFAPVVTRFITYQLPVARFAEAYMRAIIAHPWMQEWIGGAQAEDWVIDRFEIPPQIA
- a CDS encoding sulfite exporter TauE/SafE family protein, which encodes MTIDFLHAVAGLLVGLLVGLTGVGGGSLMTPLLVLFFGYSAKTAVGTDLLFAAITKIAGSAVHGSRESVDWAIVRRMMLGSVPAALVTLFLLSQVGEVGQSTEKIILTTLASLLALTAVGVLARSWLFRHRDVVDPPKSRTGIFVSTTLLGAFLGAAVTVSSVGAGAIGVTVLLTLYPRLQVSRIVGSDIAHAVPLALIAGTGHWLMGDVDGTLLTNLLIGSIPGVIVGSYLSSRAPDRLLQPLLAAVLAVSSWQLFVKARAAEAPRVHTAQPALPTKKPGAL
- the ndk gene encoding nucleoside-diphosphate kinase codes for the protein MAVTRTFSIIKPDATRRNLTGAVTKKLEEAGLRVVASKRIRMSREQAEGFYAVHKERPFFADLVAFMISGPVVVQVLEGEDAVKRNRDIMGATNPANADEGTIRRDYAESIEANSVHGSDSEENAAIEIAYFFKPEEIVG
- a CDS encoding aspartate/glutamate racemase family protein, translating into MRKLGLIGGLSWTSTARYYHIINQAVHRAKGGQHSAPLLIESLDFAQVAGCASEDDWDCAAGQLIASARRLEQAGAQSLLICANSMHRVYDQVQAEVGVPIIHIAEVVGARMQADGIERAALIGTRNVMTEKFYRQRLVAHGVSLLPADMDLAERIDRIVYDELTVGKVSKESERFMKSELTDIAKQDVQAVVLACTELELIVDVKANVLPIYDCTHIHAKAGVDFILG
- a CDS encoding NAD(P)(+) transhydrogenase (Re/Si-specific) subunit beta, giving the protein MHELAPVSPFVALAYLVAGVLFILALRGLSSPATSRRGNRMGMVGMGIAVATTLYTHDVVSLPEIVGAIIVGGGIGFVIARRIEMTAMPQLVAAFHSLVGLAAVLVGAAAYLNPGAFGILDPLTDEIHNASRIEMGLGVAIGAITFSGSVIAFLKLNGNMSGKPIMLPGRHLINLGTLAAILGLIAYFVTDQSPWIFWTVTALSFVIGFLLIIPIGGADMPVVVSMLNSYSGWAAAAMGFTLGNSAMIITGALVGSSGAILSYIMCKAMNRSFISVIAGGFGAETGPSGGGAAAVDRPYKRGSAEDAAFLMKQADSVIIVPGYGMAVSQAQHALREMGDLLKKEGVSVKYAIHPVAGRMPGHMNVLLAEANVPYDEVFELEDINSEFGQADVAFVIGANDVTNPAAKTDKTSPIYGMPILDVANAKSVLFVKRSMGGAGYAGVDNEVFYMDNTMMLLADAKKMVEEIVKGLAH
- a CDS encoding NAD(P) transhydrogenase subunit alpha, whose protein sequence is MDFISILSIFVLACFVGYYVVWSVTPALHTPLMAVTNAISSVIIVGALVASAEAGSIAAKVLGLLAVVLASVNIFGGFAVTERMLAMYKKKERK
- a CDS encoding NAD(P) transhydrogenase subunit alpha, which encodes MKIAVVKEQAAGEKRVAATPETVKKFKALGADVAVEAGAGLTASIADADYAAAGAAVGTRAATLAGADIVLGIQGPAPDSLGGVKPGAWIVAGLNPFGERARVDAYAAAGHEALAMEFMPRITRAQSMDILSSQSNLSGYKAVLDAAAEYGKAFPMMMTAAGTVSAAKAFIMGVGVAGLQAIATARRLGAQVSATDVRAATKEQIESLGAKAIFVEKVAGIEGEGTGGYATEMSDEYKAAQAELVSAHIAKQDIVITTALIPGRPAPRLITDAQIATMKPGSVIVDLAVEQGGNVEGAVAGEVVERHGVKIVGHRNVPSRLATDASALFSRNLFNFLSAFWDKEKNAPVLDEEIGNAIRLTQGGKVVNERLLG
- a CDS encoding aa3-type cytochrome c oxidase subunit IV, with amino-acid sequence MASNDMKSANQTYAGFVGLVKWGTIASVAVATVVVLLISS